The Bos taurus isolate L1 Dominette 01449 registration number 42190680 breed Hereford chromosome 13, ARS-UCD2.0, whole genome shotgun sequence genome contains a region encoding:
- the NRSN2 gene encoding neurensin-2 isoform X1: MPSCDRPCGCSRGPNVEDGKWYGVRSYLHLFYEDCAGTTLSDDPEGPPVLCPHQSWPTLCWKISLSSGALLLLLGMAALITGYAVPPKLEGIGEGEFLVLDQQAADYNQALVTCRLAGTVLCGAAGTLLAICLIWAMTGWLGQDTKAEPLDTEADGHVEVFGDELEQQLSPIFRDASGQSWFPPPTSHFGQSSVQTIQPKRDF, encoded by the exons ATGCCGAGCTGTGACCGTCCCTGTGGCTGCAGCCGAGGCCCGAACGTGGAAGACGGCAAATGGTATGGGGTCCGCTCCTATCTGCACCTCTTCTACGAGGACTGTGCAGGTACCACCCTCAGCGATGACCCTGAGGGGCCTCCCGTACTGTGCCCTCACCAGTCTTGGCCCACACTGTGCTGGAAG ATCAGCTTATCCTCTGGtgccctgcttctgctgctgggTATGGCGGCCCTGATCACTGGCTACGCAGTGCCCCCAAAGTTGGAGGGCATCGGAGAAGGCGAGTTCCTGGTGTTGGATCAGCAGGCGGCCGACTACAACCAGGCCCTGGTCACCTGCCGCCTGGCAGGCACAGTGCTCTGCGGGGCAGCTGGGACCCTGCTGGCCATCTGCCTGATCTGGGCCATGACTGGTTGGCTGGGCCAGGACACCAAGGCGGAACCCTTGGACACTGAAGCCGACGGCCACGTGGAGGTCTTCGGGGATGAGCTGGAGCAGCAGCTGTCCCCCATCTTCCGTGATGCCAGTGGCCAGTCTTGGTTCCCGCCACCCACCAGCCACTTTGGGCAATCCTCTGTGCAGACCATCCAGCCCAAGCGGGACTTTTGA